One Varibaculum prostatecancerukia genomic window, GTGCGTTTCTTCTCGCCGCGTCGGAGTGCTTTCTAGCTTTCTTGAGATTGCAGGGCGAGCAGCATGCCCACCAGGGGTATGGGAGTGGTGACCTGCTTCCTGAATATTGCCAGGAGAGGAGGATGTTTGTTGATTAGTTTTGTTTGAGCCCCCTGGGCGGATTCTTCGTTCCTTAGGGGAATAGGAAGGAGGATTTTCCTGCCTGCGCTGGGGGCGAGGTCGTTTAGGCGGGGTGAATGACTCTGGCAGATCCTGCTGACTCAAGTTGCTTACTCCCTGATTAAAACTTGGGTATCTGACCTATTTTTTCGCTTCGCACTTCCTTTGCAGTTCGACTAGGTCATCGTTTGGTTTCTGAGAACTGGTGGCATCCCCGTTATTTTGGGAGCTCGAAGAACTGGTGGTAGGTTCAGGGCTCTTGGTGGCGCTTTCACCGCTGGAGCTGGTTGAGGGGGAAGTTGAGGTTTCCGCTTCAATAGTGTAAACCTTGCCATTAGCGTCACGAACTTCGATTCCTGCTGGTAGCGGGGTGTCATTGATAAAAGTATCCCAGATAGGTCTTATTTCATTCGCGTTTACAATCACCCGATTGGGGTCATTTGGTGCAGGATATACCGGCAGGGTAACGAAACGGAGATTCTCTGGCTTTAAGGATTGCAATGACCAGCCTAAACCAGCCATTTCGGACACGGAAGATATCCCGTCAGAAATGCTTAATGAGCTCAAGCCGCTACCGATAAAATCGTAAAGCTGATTGAGAGAGGTTAACATATTTTTTTGCAGGGCGGTGCGCATCATAATCCCCATGACCGCCTGTTGCCGTTCAATCCGTTGCAGGTCAGAACCGTCCGATCCTTGCACTCCGTGTCGGACGCGGGCATAACCTAATGCTTGCTTACCATCGAAATGGACGCATCCGGGTTCTAATTCTAGGCCAGAATTCCGCTGGTCATGAATCTCGGTGGGAATATAGACATTAATCCCTCCCAGGGCATCGATCATGGAAGCAAATCCGCTGAAATCGACCACTACTGATTCGTCAATCCGCATCCCAGAAAGCTTTTCTACGGTTTTCCAAGTGCAAAGAACCGCTGAAGTCCGGTCACCGTCTTCACCGCCAATGGAGTATGCCCAGTTAAACTGAACTCGTTGCGGTCGCGATTGTGTTCCGTCTTTATGTTCACAAGCGGGAACATCAACAATTAAATCCCGGGGTATCGAAACTACGTTTACATGGGAACGATCCTTGGAAATATGCATAACCATGGCAGTATCGGATCGCTCTCCCTCGCTGCCATCGTTGATTAGAGCCTGATTGTCTTCCCCGGTGCGAGAATCAGAACCAATAATCAAAATGTTGATAGGACGCCCACTATAAGAATCAGGCGGAGTACGTCCTAACTTCTTGGCAGTGCTGATATTGTTCACACGACTAGATAGGTCGTGGTAAACCAAGAAAGCCCCGGTGAGAGAGAAGGATAGGGCGAACACTAAGGCACTGATTACCCCCCGCAGCAGCCTACGCGGGTAGGGCGGATTAACAGCGTGACGGATGCGCCCTAGGTAGGTTTTTGCGCTTTTCTTGTGCGAACTCACGTGTGCCACTCTATACTGTCTTGACTAAATTGTAACGATTTGGATAACGAATTATGGAAGTTGCCAGTTAATGGGGCTTGTTCCCAGCTGTTGCAGCAAAGAATTAGTGCGCGAAAAAGGACGGGATCCGAAGAATCCGCGAGAGGCCGATAGGGGCGAGGGATGCGCTGACTGAACAATCGGAGTATTTCCAAGGGCGGGAGCTAGGGATTGAGCTTGTTTGCCCCAGAGAATAGCCACCAGCGGACGATCTCGCGCTACTAAAGTGGAAATGGCGCGGTCGGTTACCTCCTCCCATCCGCGTCCGCGGTGAGAGCCAGCTTCGTTAGGGGTAACCGTAAGAACCCTGTTTAGTAGCATTACCCCCTGCTCTGCCCAGGGGCGAAGATCTCCGCTGGTGGGGACGGAGCACCCTAAATCGTCATGGAGTTCCTTAAAAATATTGTTTAAAGATTTCGGGATAGCCACTCCCGGTTTTACCGAGAAGGATAGCCCCATCGCGTTCCCGGGAGTCGGATAGGGATCCTGCCCCACGATTAGCACTTTTACTTGATCAAAGGGGTAGGTGAAAGCGCGAAAAATATCCCCACCGGAGGGAAGGTAGTTGTTGCCTTCATGGCGCAGCATCTCGCCCATTTCGGAGATCTTCGGGGCGGCAGGATTCATTACCTCTGCCCAGGAAGGGTGCATGATCTTTTCCAGGTTGGTGCTCATAGTTTCATTTTAACCTGTTCGCCTAGCTAAGCTAACGCGGGTAAATACTGATTCTCGGCGTGGCAGTCGCCCCTTGACTGGTCGAATACGGTTAATCTGTCTTTGTGAGTAAACAAGAGTTTCCGGAAGATGAGTTCGATGCACTGGCCGAAGAAGGCCCTTCAGGTGCTCATCGCCGCCCTGTAAGGCGCTGGCAGGCGTTGCTACCTATTCTAGTGGTGCTGGTGCTAGGACCGGCTTTGGCCTGGGGTGGGGTGGCGCTGATGAAAGGTACCGGGCATACGCAAACTCCTGCTGCCACTAAAACTGCAACCACAACTACTGCAGCGACTCCTACTACTAGCCCTAAAAAAATTGCTAAACCCAGTGAGTCTTCCAAAAAGGAAACTGCCACCAGCCCCACTGCCAGTGCTTCGGCTACGAATAAGGCGGAGGCGCGAGTGCGGGTGTTGAATGCTTCTAATCGTTCTGGCTGGGCAAAAGAGGTCGCGGATAAACTGGCGGCTGACGGTTTCACCAACCCGAATGCCAGTAATTCTCAAGCTCGCGGATTAAAGGATTCCACGGTGCTTTATCGCGGTTCCCAGTTTGAAGCTGCTGCTAAAGAGGCCGCTAAGGTTGCAGGCATCAGCAATGTGCAGGACGCCGATAGCGGCGGATATCAAATCGGGGAAACCGATATTGCCATTTATCTAGTTCGCTGACGGTTGCTACTCTCGGATAGGAGTCAGGGCTGTTACTGCGGAAACCAGCTGCTTCAGCTAGCTTGATTCACTTTCATTCCCGATAACCTATTGCAAAATCTAGAAGTTTCACTCAGAGGGTATTTTCTATTCTGTTTTCGCCTGAAAGTTTGCACTTGCCTTAGGAGAGTGCCAAAATCATATTTAGCACTCGAACCTAGAGAGTGATAAAAACCGAGTCCTTGGTGAGGGGGCGACGTTCCGAGACAGGATCGGCGCGGAGTCCTCGTCCGTCGCGGGCATCAGGGCTGGGTCAAAGATCTAACCGCGTGACGCGAACGTGTCGCGATGGAGGGAATACAAGCATATGAGCAAGATTATTGCTTTTGATGAGGAAGCTCGTCGGGGAATGGAGCGGGGTCTGAACACCCTGGCTGACACGGTAAAAGTAACGCTGGGGCCGCGTGGTCGCAACGTAGTTTTGGAAAAGAAGTGGGGAGCTCCCACCATCACCAAAGATGGCGTGTCCGTAGCCAAGGAAATCGAACTCGAAGACCCTTACGAAAAGATTGGCGCAGAGCTAGTCAAAGAGGTCGCTAAGAAGACCGACGATGTAGCAGGTGACGGTACTACTACTGCTACCGTATTGGCGCAGGCGCTGGTACGCGAGGGGTTGCGCAACGTGGTGGCCGGGGCGAACCCGATTGCTCTAAAGCGCGGGATTGACAAGTCGGTAGAGGCAGTTGTGGATCAGCTGCACGCCGACGCCAAAGAAGTTGAGACTCGTGACGAGATCGCGGCTACCGCGTCTATCTCCGCAAATGACCCCGAGATTGGGGCTTTGATTGCGGACGCCATGGAAAAAGTGGGCAACGAAGGGGTTATCACCGTCGAGGATTCCAACTCTTTCGGCACTCACCTGGAAGTCACCGAGGGTATGCGCTTCGATAAAGGCTACATCTCTGGCTACTTCGTAACTGACGCCGATCGTCAGGAAGCGGTGCTCGAAGATCCCTACATTCTGCTGGTGGAATCGAAAGTTTCCCAGATTAAGGATCTGCTGCCGCTACTGGAAAAGGTAATGTCCACTGGCAAGCCGCTGCTGATTATTGCCGAGGACGTTGACGGAGAAGCGCTGACCACCCTGGTTCTGAACAAGATTCGTGGCACCTTCAAGACCGTAGCGGTTAAGGCTCCGGGATTCGGCGACCGCCGCAAAGCAATGCTCCAGGATATGGCGATTTTGACTGGCGGTCAGGTAATTTCCGAGACCGTGGGGCTCACCCTGGAAAACGCGGAACTGGATATGCTGGGCAAGGCGCGCAAAGTGGTTGTCACCAAGGACGAAACCACCATTGTAGAAGGCGCGGGAGCTGGCGAAGATATCGAGGCGCGTGTCAAGCAGATTCGTCAGGAAATCGAAAACACCGAATCTGATTACGATCGCGAGAAACTGCAAGAACGCCTAGCCAAGTTGGCTGGCGGAGTCGCAGTTATCAAGTCGGGTGCGGCCACTGAAGTGGAAATGAAGGAGCGCAAGCATCGGATTGAGGACGCGGTTCGTAACGCGAAAGCGGCAGTTGAAGAAGGCATTGTCGCTGGCGGCGGGGTTGCCCTGCTGCAGTCCGGTCTGAAGGCTTTGGACAGCTTAAAGCTAGAGGGCGACGAGGAAACTGGCGCTTCTATCGTGCGGGTGGCGCTGTCCTCCCCGATGCGTCAGATCGCCGAGAATGCCGGTCTGGAAGGCTCGGTAGTGGCTGAACGGGTAGCGCATCTGCCTGCTGGCCAGGGCCTAAACGCTGCCAATGGCGAGTACGAGGATCTGCTCAAGAGCAATATCGCTGATCCGGTGAAGGTGACTCGTTCCGCTTTGCAGAACGCGGCCTCTATCGCGGGGATGTTCTTGACCACCGAAGCTGTGGTAGCTGACAAGCCAGAACCTCCGGCTCCCGCTGGTGGCGATGATGCTGCAGCAGCCGGTATGGGCGGAATGTACTAAACCGGGTGTAGGCTGAGCGGTCTAGCCGCTATAAAGCTGATACCAAGAAGTGGGGGCGAACCGAAAGGTTCGCCCCCACTTTGTCTGCCATTTTGATTAACCCCGAAAGTAGGTTACGGCTATTTTTGATAGTTGTTGCCTGGTGTTTTGTTTGGGTTGGTTTATTTTCGGGTTGTGGTTTCTTTGGCTACTTCTAGGAAGGCTTTGGGTTCGTGTGCGAAGCGTCCTAGGAATAGTCCGTCGATGGTGTTGTCGAGTTTGGTTATTAGTCCTGGTCCTGCTGAGCCGCCGTAGAGAATGGTTAGTGAGGCTAGTTCGGGTAGGCCTTCTCGGATGTTTTGGCATATCTCAGAGACGTATTTTGGGCTTGCTGGCTGCGCGGCGCCGATAGCCCAGTAGGGTTCATATCCCAGCCATATTTCTGTGGGTGTGGCGTATCTTAATGCGGAGCGTACTTGTTGGATGCATAGTTTTGCTGCTTGTTTGGGGCTGGTTTTTTCGGGTTCGCCTATGCATAGCAAGGGAGTTATGTTGTTGCGTTTAGCTGCTGCAACTTTTTTGGCGATCATGTCGTCGTCTTCACGGAAAATGGTTCTACGTTCCGCGTGACCAATTTCTGCTACTTTGACACCGAAATTTGCTAGATCTGCTCCTGAAACTTCACCGGTAAAGGCTCCTCGGTCTTCATAGGCTAGATCTTGGGCACCTAGGATAATGTTAGTGTCTTTTAGAATTTCCGCCGCTTGGGGGATGGCTAAAAAGTCCGGCAGGATCGCCAGGCGTACATTATCGATTAAACCCTCTTCGCTGGCAATTAAACTTTTTAATTCACGACAATATTGTAAAGTACGCGATTGCGAAAAATACATTTTTAGGCTTACAGCAGCCACTGGTTTATTCATTTAATTCTCCCGAATAGGTGAATAGATAGCTAGTTATTCTGCTTCGTATTCACAGATTCGGGCAACCTTATCTTTGCTGCGCGAATTAGGATCGAAATCGTTTTTAAGATATTCCTCTAAAAACACTTCTGCAGATTTAATACCTACTACCTGGGAACCAATAGCAATCATGTTTGCATTATTGCTAAGGGTGGCTCGCTGTGCCTGGTACACATCAGCGATGCAAGCGCAATAAGCTCCTTTTACCTTGTTTGCCGCTATTGAAACCCCGATACCGGTACCACAAACCACTACGCCGCGATCATATTCACCAGCTGCCACGGCCTCGGCTACCGCTACCGCAACATTAGCGTAAATAGGATCATCGGAACCAAAATCTTTAACCTCATGCCCCAAATCCTCAGCCTTAGCCATAAGAGCCTGCTTAAGATCCGTAGCGTTTGGATCACAACCAAAAGCGAGTTTCATTATTCACCTAACCTTATTAAAAATAAATACTTACATTCTAGGTTACCTTATCTATAAGAAATTCATACCTTTTAGGTGTTATTTCTTCCTATTTAGGAGTAATAAAGACATCTATAGAGCACATTCGAGATACTTTAAGATTATGCTGGTTTGTGGTTCACAACTCGTCTAATATGGATGGTATGAAATATAGGCGGTTAGGTAATTCTGGTCTTCGCGTTTCTGTTTTGGGATATGGCGCAAATAATTTGGGTCGAAAGGGATCGGCTTCTGAAAATATCGCAGGTGCGAAGAAAGTTGTGGATGCGGCGTTGGATGTAGGCGTGACCTATTTTGACACCGCAAATGTTTACGGGCATGAACCGGGACTATCAGAGACCTTGCTGGGACAGGCACTAGGTAAGCGGCGTGGCGATGTCGTGATTGCAACGAAATTTGGGTTACCCATGGCAGGAGAGCCTAGGGAATTAGCGCGTGGATCGCGTAGATACATTATGAAGCAATGCGAAGCATCTTTGTCTCGACTAGGTACTGATTGGATTGATCTTTATTACTATCATTCCCCTGACACCCTCACCCCAATCGATGAAACCATCGATGCGTTGGACACTTTGGTAGATCAAGGAAAGATTCGTTACTACGGAGTGTCGAATACTACTGGATGGCAATTGGCGGATGCGTGGCATCATTCACGTCGAGGGCGACTTGTTGCGACGCAAAATCATTACAATCTTCTCGATCGCCGAGCCGAGCAGGAGATTGTTCCGGCAGCGCAAAATTTTCACTTAGGCCTCGTTCCGTATTATCCATTGGCGGCAGGTATATTGACAGGAAAATACACTCAGGGAGTGCCCAAAGACGCCCGATTGAAGCCGGGAGATCCAAAACTTGCTGCAGCCAATATTGAGGTCTTGCGTGAATACCAGGACTTTTGCTCTCAACGCGATATGCAACAGGCATCAGTAGCAATTGCGTGGCTTGCTTCGCAGTCTCCCGTGGCATCTATTATTGCAGGTGCTACCCGTCCTGAGCAGATTTGTGCAAACGCCCAAGCTGTTGAGCTTGAGTTGAGTGGGGATGATTTAGCTGCGCTAGACAGGATTTTCCCCCGTCCCGAAAAGGTAGCGTTGTTCTAATGGATGATGAGATTGAGGCAAAACTTGCTGTTCCACCAACAAAACAAGATTTGAGACGGGACGCTATTACTGAGCGCGTTCTTGAGATTGGATCTGTCCGCATCGATACGCTGGTTGATGAACTTGGCGTATCGAGGATGACGATTCACCGCGATCTGGATGCCTTGGAAGCAAGAGGCGTGCTGCGAAAATCTCGGGGTGTCGTAACTGCGGTCGCTTCGAGCCTATTTGAAGCGTCAACTGATTATCGTTTGCGGCAGCAGTCCGTTGAGAAACGTGCGATTGCCAAACTCGCCTTTGAGTTGATTGAACCCGGGGAAGCGATTGTGCTAGACGACTCGACGACAGGCTTAAATTTAGCCGAATTGTTGCCCCAGAAAGAACCTTTGACAGTTATTACTAATTTTGGGCGCGTACTCGACATGCTTGGTAGCAAGAGAGGCATCTCCCTTGTCTCTACGGGGGGAGAATATTACCAGCTGTGCGATGCCTATAAAGGTAACCTGTCGCTTTCGGCTTTGAGTCAATTGAGCGCAGACACCTATTTCATGTCGACACCTGCTATCAGTAATGGTGTGTGTTTTCATCAACAGCCTGAGTTAATCCAAGTTAAGCGCGCCATGTTCAAATGCGCGAAGAAGCGTGTGCTAATCGCTGACCATACGAAATTTTCTAAGCGAGCGTTGTATTCGATGATGCCAATCAGTGAATTTGACTTTGTAATTTCCGATGCAGCGTTAAGTCGCGAACATGTTACTGAACTTCGGCGAAGTGGTGTGCAACTAATTATTGCGAAGACGCGCTCGGGAAAAACTGAGATTAGTTAGTCCCGAACGCGTCTGCACTGGATTCGATGGCGTTCCTATTACAGTGTAGTCAGCTTATTGTTGAGAATTTTGTCGGAGAAATTATTATATTTTCCGATTTCCCATTCACCATTAATCATGTCCCACACTATGGTGTTCAACAGGTCAGCGAATTCTTCGTCAAGAATATGGTGATCTGTCCAGATGAGATCTACCACATTTGTATCGACCTTCGACCACATCCGCTTCAGCATGGCAGTTGCCCGGCGCGACCACTGTGGATGCTTCTCATCGGGTTCCCAAACCGGCCCGTCGCCATTCCCTTCTGCCCAGCCGCGCTCACGCGTACACAGGGCAGCTTCTTGGTCATAAGCGGACCAGCCGCGCATAGGAATTACGAATGCGCAGGGCCCCTTAGAACCATTCAAGGTATCGGCGAGAAAATCAGAGAGTTCGATAACTTCTGGAATGGTAGGAACCATCTCAGTGACGTTCTCATTGTGAATGTAAGGCTTACCTGTATCGCGGAAGCCTTTACGCTTGCCGGTGCGGAAGTCCTCTACATATTCTTCCTTCATGGTTTCAAACGCGCCATAGGCGCATTGATCCAAACCTCCAGGTACAACTACATTGGGGATACCCATATCCGGCGCAGCAGTCATACGTTCTCCCTGCCAAGTTTTCGGTGTTCCATAGACGGAGTCGTACATATTATTGGTTAATTCACCGGGCGTCATATCTACAACAGCAGTGATATCACCGGAGCGAATCAAATCTTCCATCGTGGCGCCAACTCCCACAGCGTGGAAAGTCGAGCAGTCCCATCCATGATCGTTGAAGAACTTAGTAATTCGCATCTGGGTAGGTGTCGTCGTTCCATAGCTAGTAACAGCGGCAAGCGGACGTCCAATCGGCGGGTCGTCAACCTTGGCCATGGCAACAATACCGGCGCAAGCTTGCGTGACAATCTTTGAGGTCACTGCAGTGATACCTTGTTCAGCGGTTGGCGAGACAATGAAAATATCTTTATTACCCAGCCATCCTGACACGTCAGATGATGCCATATCGGTCATCAGAATCTTGGGAACCCCAAATGGTAGCGCCCTCATCGCAATCGAAACGGTGGTGGATCCTACTGAACCCGCCCAACTAATGATACCGTCGCATCGTCCTTCATCATGTAGCTTGAGAGCCATTTGCGCGCCGGCTTCCCCAATTTTTTTAATCGCGTCAGCTCGCGGACCAGCAAAGACTTCATCCATGTCCAAAGAAGCCAACTCGCCAACCTCCTGGTTGGAAATGTCAGCAAAATCTACACTGCCACCAAGCGAAAGATCCATAATCAACGGTTCACCACCGTTGGCACGTACCTGTTCGGCAACGAATTGGATTTCCGTACCTTTTGTGTTGCACATCCCCGTACACAAGATGACGGGTTTATCTTTTTTATTCATCTGTTACTCCTTTGTCACAGGTGACTACTAGTCATTGAGTATGTTTTTGTATTCACGAGTAATTGCCAAAATTGCTTTTTCAATTGGCATGCGCTCCGCAGCAGAACCGCCGATGAAACCATGCGCAGAAGTATTTTTAATTACGTGCGCTGCTTCGGCGGGACCTTCGATGGGGCCGCCGTGTGCGAATAGGATGACATCCGGATTCTCTTGGAGAGCCGCGTCGAACATTTCTTGGCTGCGTTCGGTGGCTTCTTCGAG contains:
- a CDS encoding LCP family protein yields the protein MSSHKKSAKTYLGRIRHAVNPPYPRRLLRGVISALVFALSFSLTGAFLVYHDLSSRVNNISTAKKLGRTPPDSYSGRPINILIIGSDSRTGEDNQALINDGSEGERSDTAMVMHISKDRSHVNVVSIPRDLIVDVPACEHKDGTQSRPQRVQFNWAYSIGGEDGDRTSAVLCTWKTVEKLSGMRIDESVVVDFSGFASMIDALGGINVYIPTEIHDQRNSGLELEPGCVHFDGKQALGYARVRHGVQGSDGSDLQRIERQQAVMGIMMRTALQKNMLTSLNQLYDFIGSGLSSLSISDGISSVSEMAGLGWSLQSLKPENLRFVTLPVYPAPNDPNRVIVNANEIRPIWDTFINDTPLPAGIEVRDANGKVYTIEAETSTSPSTSSSGESATKSPEPTTSSSSSQNNGDATSSQKPNDDLVELQRKCEAKK
- a CDS encoding uracil-DNA glycosylase — translated: MSTNLEKIMHPSWAEVMNPAAPKISEMGEMLRHEGNNYLPSGGDIFRAFTYPFDQVKVLIVGQDPYPTPGNAMGLSFSVKPGVAIPKSLNNIFKELHDDLGCSVPTSGDLRPWAEQGVMLLNRVLTVTPNEAGSHRGRGWEEVTDRAISTLVARDRPLVAILWGKQAQSLAPALGNTPIVQSAHPSPLSASRGFFGSRPFSRTNSLLQQLGTSPINWQLP
- a CDS encoding LytR C-terminal domain-containing protein, translating into MSKQEFPEDEFDALAEEGPSGAHRRPVRRWQALLPILVVLVLGPALAWGGVALMKGTGHTQTPAATKTATTTTAATPTTSPKKIAKPSESSKKETATSPTASASATNKAEARVRVLNASNRSGWAKEVADKLAADGFTNPNASNSQARGLKDSTVLYRGSQFEAAAKEAAKVAGISNVQDADSGGYQIGETDIAIYLVR
- the groL gene encoding chaperonin GroEL (60 kDa chaperone family; promotes refolding of misfolded polypeptides especially under stressful conditions; forms two stacked rings of heptamers to form a barrel-shaped 14mer; ends can be capped by GroES; misfolded proteins enter the barrel where they are refolded when GroES binds) — protein: MSKIIAFDEEARRGMERGLNTLADTVKVTLGPRGRNVVLEKKWGAPTITKDGVSVAKEIELEDPYEKIGAELVKEVAKKTDDVAGDGTTTATVLAQALVREGLRNVVAGANPIALKRGIDKSVEAVVDQLHADAKEVETRDEIAATASISANDPEIGALIADAMEKVGNEGVITVEDSNSFGTHLEVTEGMRFDKGYISGYFVTDADRQEAVLEDPYILLVESKVSQIKDLLPLLEKVMSTGKPLLIIAEDVDGEALTTLVLNKIRGTFKTVAVKAPGFGDRRKAMLQDMAILTGGQVISETVGLTLENAELDMLGKARKVVVTKDETTIVEGAGAGEDIEARVKQIRQEIENTESDYDREKLQERLAKLAGGVAVIKSGAATEVEMKERKHRIEDAVRNAKAAVEEGIVAGGGVALLQSGLKALDSLKLEGDEETGASIVRVALSSPMRQIAENAGLEGSVVAERVAHLPAGQGLNAANGEYEDLLKSNIADPVKVTRSALQNAASIAGMFLTTEAVVADKPEPPAPAGGDDAAAAGMGGMY
- a CDS encoding triose-phosphate isomerase family protein, which translates into the protein MNKPVAAVSLKMYFSQSRTLQYCRELKSLIASEEGLIDNVRLAILPDFLAIPQAAEILKDTNIILGAQDLAYEDRGAFTGEVSGADLANFGVKVAEIGHAERRTIFREDDDMIAKKVAAAKRNNITPLLCIGEPEKTSPKQAAKLCIQQVRSALRYATPTEIWLGYEPYWAIGAAQPASPKYVSEICQNIREGLPELASLTILYGGSAGPGLITKLDNTIDGLFLGRFAHEPKAFLEVAKETTTRK
- a CDS encoding RpiB/LacA/LacB family sugar-phosphate isomerase gives rise to the protein MAKAEDLGHEVKDFGSDDPIYANVAVAVAEAVAAGEYDRGVVVCGTGIGVSIAANKVKGAYCACIADVYQAQRATLSNNANMIAIGSQVVGIKSAEVFLEEYLKNDFDPNSRSKDKVARICEYEAE
- a CDS encoding aldo/keto reductase, which encodes MKYRRLGNSGLRVSVLGYGANNLGRKGSASENIAGAKKVVDAALDVGVTYFDTANVYGHEPGLSETLLGQALGKRRGDVVIATKFGLPMAGEPRELARGSRRYIMKQCEASLSRLGTDWIDLYYYHSPDTLTPIDETIDALDTLVDQGKIRYYGVSNTTGWQLADAWHHSRRGRLVATQNHYNLLDRRAEQEIVPAAQNFHLGLVPYYPLAAGILTGKYTQGVPKDARLKPGDPKLAAANIEVLREYQDFCSQRDMQQASVAIAWLASQSPVASIIAGATRPEQICANAQAVELELSGDDLAALDRIFPRPEKVALF
- a CDS encoding DeoR/GlpR family DNA-binding transcription regulator, whose product is MDDEIEAKLAVPPTKQDLRRDAITERVLEIGSVRIDTLVDELGVSRMTIHRDLDALEARGVLRKSRGVVTAVASSLFEASTDYRLRQQSVEKRAIAKLAFELIEPGEAIVLDDSTTGLNLAELLPQKEPLTVITNFGRVLDMLGSKRGISLVSTGGEYYQLCDAYKGNLSLSALSQLSADTYFMSTPAISNGVCFHQQPELIQVKRAMFKCAKKRVLIADHTKFSKRALYSMMPISEFDFVISDAALSREHVTELRRSGVQLIIAKTRSGKTEIS
- a CDS encoding Tm-1-like ATP-binding domain-containing protein gives rise to the protein MNKKDKPVILCTGMCNTKGTEIQFVAEQVRANGGEPLIMDLSLGGSVDFADISNQEVGELASLDMDEVFAGPRADAIKKIGEAGAQMALKLHDEGRCDGIISWAGSVGSTTVSIAMRALPFGVPKILMTDMASSDVSGWLGNKDIFIVSPTAEQGITAVTSKIVTQACAGIVAMAKVDDPPIGRPLAAVTSYGTTTPTQMRITKFFNDHGWDCSTFHAVGVGATMEDLIRSGDITAVVDMTPGELTNNMYDSVYGTPKTWQGERMTAAPDMGIPNVVVPGGLDQCAYGAFETMKEEYVEDFRTGKRKGFRDTGKPYIHNENVTEMVPTIPEVIELSDFLADTLNGSKGPCAFVIPMRGWSAYDQEAALCTRERGWAEGNGDGPVWEPDEKHPQWSRRATAMLKRMWSKVDTNVVDLIWTDHHILDEEFADLLNTIVWDMINGEWEIGKYNNFSDKILNNKLTTL